From one Planococcus citri chromosome 3, ihPlaCitr1.1, whole genome shotgun sequence genomic stretch:
- the LOC135838736 gene encoding heme transporter FLVCR2-like, with protein sequence MNEKLPTEYKLYKRRWFIMALFMMYTINGGAQWLQFSIINNLVSKYYEGITPTQIDWTATCPMLAYILLIFPSLYLLDKVGVRNMMIIGAAGITVGTWIKVFSVHPDTFYLALTGHFCQAVFQVMTFSLSARFTAIWFGAHEISTAGALGLFGDQLGSALSCILPTIIVKDGSREEIGNGLQRMHWYFSGISTVILLFMVLFFKSAPKSPPSAAQEKQRQSKRENVYRAAKYILKKRSFLLIALSYGLCLGSFGAIVAHLNAPVLLNFPEREQNADAGSIGFVIMLSGMFSSLVFGKIIDKTRKFKESAVLLTIGSTIAFTFFTWALRSGNIIYVYVAAFFIGSFAQSYYATGFQMVIEVTFPVSEEISSAVLFLIVQVLSYTFTSLYGPAIRTFGDLPSNIALIATFSTSVLCAIMVPSNLKRQQVEKSAQEKMIQGKEMTDLISNNKNSNEVV encoded by the exons atgaaCGAAAAACTGCCAACGGAATATAAACTATACAAGAGAAGATGGTTCATCATGGCGCTCTTCATGATGTATACCATTAATGGAGGAGCTCAATGGTTACAATTCTCCATAATCAACAATTTAGTCTCAAAATACTACGAAGGAATCACGCCTACGCAAATTGACTGGACAGCGACTTGCCCCATGCTGGCTTACATACTTTTGATTTTCCCTTCGCTTTATTTATTGGACAAAGTG GGAGTAAGAAACATGATGATAATTGGTGCAGCCGGCATCACAGTTGGAACCTGGATCAAAGTATTCTCCGTACACCCTGATACATTTTATCTGGCACTAACTGGGCATTTCTGCCAAGCTGTATTTCAAGTTATGACATTCTCATTATCAGCTCGTTTCACGGCAATTTGGTTCGGAGCTCATGAAATATCCACAGCCGGAGCCTTAGGATTGTTTGGAGATCAG TTAGGTTCAGCTTTATCGTGTATCCTTCCAACAATAATAGTCAAAGATGGTTCTCGTGAAGAAATCGGAAACGGTCTGCAGAGAATGCACTGGTACTTTTCTGGTATTTCCACCGTTATCCTCTTATTCATGGTGTTAT TTTTCAAATCAGCTCCTAAATCTCCACCGAGTGCGGCTCAAGAAAAACAACGACAATCTAAAAGAGAGAACGTTTATCGAGCTGCTAAATACATCCTGAAGAAACGATCGTTTCTGCTCATAGCTTTATCGTATGGATTATGCCTCGGATCATTTGGTGCAATTGTGGCTCATTTGAACGCACCTGTATTGCTGAATTTTCCG GAAAGAGAGCAAAATGCGGATGCTGGAAGTATAGGATTTGTAATAATGCTCAGCGGAATGTTCTCTTCTCTGGTATTTgggaaaattattgataaaacaCGTAAATTCAA AGAATCTGCGGTATTGCTGACAATAGGATCGACAATCGCATTTACATTCTTTACATGGGCTCTGAGGTCCGGTAACATAATCTACGTTTACGTTGCAGCATTTTTCATCGG ATCTTTCGCCCAGAGTTATTACGCGACCGGATTTCAAATGGTTATCGAGGTGACTTTTCCAGTATCCGAAGAGATCTCCTCGGCGGTTTTATTTCTAATCGTACAAGTTCTAAGTTACACATTCACTTCTTTATATGGACCAGCGATCAGAACATTTGGTGACTTGCCATCGAATATAGCTTTAATAGCGACGTTTTCAACCAGTGTATTGTGCGCCATCATGGTACCTTCGAATTTAAAAAGAcagcaagttgaaaaatctgcgCAGGAGAAAATGATTCAAGGAAAAGAAATGACAGATTTAAtatcgaataataaaaattccaacgaaGTGGTCTGA
- the LOC135838737 gene encoding uncharacterized MFS-type transporter C09D4.1-like, which produces MNEELPTEYKLYKRRWFIMALFMMYTINAGAQILQFSIINHLVSKYYEGITPTQIDWTVTSPMLAYIIFIFPSLYLLDKVGVRNTMIIGAAGITTGTWIKAFSVHPDSFYLALTGHFCQAIFQVMTFSLSARFTAIWFGAHEISTAGALGLFGDQLGSALSCILPTIIVRDGSPEEIGNGLQRLHWYHCGISTVIFLLMVLFFKSAPKSPPSAAQEKQRQSKRENVYRAAKYILKKRSFLLISLSYGLCLGSFGAIVSLLNQTVLMNFPERKQNADAGSIGFVIMLSGMFSSLVFGKIIDKTRKFKESAVLLTIGSTIAFTFFTWALKSGNIIYVYIAAFFIGSFVLSYYATGFQMVIEVTFPVSEEISSAVLFLIVQIPGYTLTSLYGPAIRTFGDLPSNIALIATFSTSALCAILVPSNLKRQQVEKSAQEKIQGREMTDLISNNKNSNEAI; this is translated from the exons ATGAACGAAGAACTACCAACGGAATATAAACTATACAAGAGAAGATGGTTCATCATGGCGCTGTTCATGATGTATACCATTAATGCAGGAGCTCAAATATTACAATTCTCCATAATTAACCATTTAGTCTCAAAATACTACGAAGGAATCACGCCTACGCAAATTGACTGGACAGTGACCAGCCCCATGCTGGCttatatcattttcattttcccttCGCTTTATTTATTGGATAAAGTG GGAGTAAGAAACACGATGATAATTGGTGCAGCCGGCATCACAACTGGAACCTGGATCAAAGCATTCTCCGTACATCCTGATTCATTTTACCTGGCACTAACTGGACATTTCTGCCAAGCAATATTTCAAGTTATGACATTCTCATTGTCAGCTCGTTTCACGGCAATTTGGTTCGGAGCTCATGAAATATCCACAGCTGGAGCTTTAGGATTGTTTGGAGATCAG TTAGGTTCAGCTTTATCGTGTATACTTCCAACAATTATAGTTAGAGATGGTTCCCCCGAAGAAATCGGAAACGGACTGCAGAGACTGCACTGGTACCATTGTGGTATTTCCACAGTTATCTTCTTATTGATGGTGTTAT TTTTCAAATCAGCTCCTAAGTCTCCACCGAGTGCGGCTCAAGAAAAACAACGACAATCTAAAAGAGAGAACGTTTATCGAGCTGCTAAATACATCCTGAAGAAACGATCGTTTCTGCTCATATCTTTATCGTATGGATTATGCCTCGGATCATTTGGTGCAATTGTGTCTCTTTTGAACCAAACCGTACTGATGAATTTTCCG GAAAGAAAGCAAAATGCAGATGCTGGTAGTATAGGATTTGTAATAATGCTCAGTGGAATGTTTTCTTCCCtggtatttggaaaaattattgataaaacgCGTAAATTCAA AGAATCTGCGGTATTGCTGACAATAGGATCGACAATTGCATTTACATTCTTTACATGGGCTCTAAAGTCTGGTAACATAATCTACGTTTACATTGCAGCATTTTTCATCGG GTCCTTCGTTCTGAGTTATTACGCGACTGGATTTCAAATGGTTATCGAGGTCACTTTTCCAGTATCCGAAGAGATATCCTCGGCGGTTTTATTTCTAATCGTACAAATTCCTGGTTATACATTAACTTCTTTATATGGACCAGCGATCAGAACATTTGGTGACTTGCCTTCGAATATAGCTTTAATAGCGACGTTTTCAACCAGTGCATTGTGCGCTATCTTGGTACCTTCGAATTTGAAAAGAcagcaagttgaaaaatctgcgCAGGAGAAGATTCAAGGAAGAGAAATGACAGATTTGAtatcgaataataaaaattccaacgaaGCGATCTAA
- the LOC135838738 gene encoding uncharacterized MFS-type transporter C09D4.1-like: protein MIEKPKIEYKLYTRRWFNMALFVMYTINAGAQWLQFSIIDNLVQKYYEGITPESIEWTTMSSMLAYVPFTFPSLYLLDKLGVRTTMIIGITGFTIGTWIKVFSVHRESFYLVLTGTAVQAGFQVLTFALSARFTAIWFGAHEISTAGALCLFGDQLGVAISSFIPKILVKDDSIEVIRNGLQKMHWLHAGVSTAVLVLIVSFFKAQPKSPPSAAQASQRQTERKHVYQAVKSIVKKPSFILISLSYGLNLGLINAVISLLNRNISINFPERTLDAGYIGTLILFSGMISSLFFGKIIDKTRKFKESAVLLTSGSAIAFMAFTWALESDNIIYVYVASFFIGSFTLSYYGTGFQMAIEVTFPISEEISAATSFLITEFLSFVITSSYGYLIGKYSSLPSNVVLIVLFFLAALCAYLVPSDLRRQQVEESAREKTREKEMADLISNKI, encoded by the exons atgatagaaaaacCGAAAATTGAATACAAATTATACACGAGGAGATGGTTCAATATGGCGCTATTCGTGATGTACACCATAAATGCGGGAGCCCAATGGTTACAATTTTCCATAATCGACAATTTAGTACAGAAATACTACGAAGGAATAACGCCTGAAAGTATCGAATGGACCACTATGAGCTCGATGTTGGCTTACGTTCCCTTTACGTTTCCTTCTCTTTATTTATTGGACAAACTG GGAGTACGGACCACGATGATAATCGGCATAACTGGTTTCACCATTGGAACATGGATCAAAGTATTTTCCGTCCATCGTGAATCCTTCTATTTAGTACTAACAGGAACAGCTGTACAAGCTGGATTTCAAGTTCTGACATTCGCATTGTCAGCTCGTTTCACCGCTATTTGGTTCGGAGCTCATGAAATATCCACAGCCGGAGCTTTATGCTTATTTGGAGATCAG TTGGGTGTAGCTATATCTAGTTTTATTCCGAAGATTTTGGTCAAAGATGATTCGATCGAAGTTATCCGAAATGGGTTACAAAAAATGCACTGGTTACATGCTGGTGTTTCTACAGCTGTTCTCGTTTTGATAGTTTCGT TTTTCAAAGCACAGCCTAAATCTCCTCCTAGCGCAGCTCAAGCTAGTCAACGACAAACTGAAAGAAAGCACGTTTATCAAGCCGTCAAATCCATCGTGAAGAAGCCATCGTTCATCCTCATCTCTTTATCGTACGGATTAAACCTTGGATTAATCAATGCAGTAATTTCGCTTTTAAATCGAAATATATCAATTAATTTCCCG GAAAGAACTCTAGATGCTGGATACATAGGAACTTTAATACTATTCAGCGGAATGATTTCAtctttgttttttggaaaaattatagaTAAAACTCGTAAATTCAA AGAATCCGCAGTGTTGCTAACTTCAGGATCAGCCATTGCATTTATGGCCTTTACATGGGCTCTAGAATCTGATAACATAATCTATGTTTACGTTGCATCTTTTTTCATCGG ATCCTTCACCTTGAGTTACTACGGGACCGGGTTTCAAATGGCCATAGAGGTCACTTTTCCTATATCTGAAGAGATATCAGCGGCGACTTCATTTCTTATCACAGAATTCCTGAGTTTTGTCATAACCTCCTCTTACGGATACTTGATAGGGAAATATAGTAGCCTGCCATCGAACGTAGTTTTGatagtattattttttctcgCTGCATTGTGCGCCTATTTGGTGCCTTCTGACTTGAGAAGACAGCAAGTTGAAGAGTCGGCTCGAGAGAAGACCAGAGAAAAAGAAATGGCAGATCTGATATCGAATAAAATTtag